The following coding sequences are from one Formosa haliotis window:
- a CDS encoding TolC family protein — protein MKKITLLGLFLFSGITIYAQDHKKWTIEECVDYALENNITIKQSELDTQLADIDKSQAVMNFLPSLSANTSFNINTGANVNPATNQFENQTFRSANGGVNSGVNLFSGLQNWKNLQRSKINIIASQYQLDKMRDDISIFVANAFVQILFNKEQIKVLEAQNKITKENLERTKELVEAGVLPQGDMLEIKATDATQIQQIIAAENDLFISKIGLAQLLLIEDYKNFDIAEVDYGLFPDAILNEDASTIIAKAKQVVYDVKVAEASLELAEKDLELARTQYYPKLSAFMGYSTRWSSTNIDPVTGGNMAFIDQLYTFDGTSFGVQLSVPIFSNLTTRNNVKRSKVNVERNKYLLEQANLDLESKVYQAYNDAKNAKKSYEAAMQTAEARKLAFEYAEERYTVGLTNAFDFNQSSIQYENAQSDVVRTKYEYIFKVKVLEFYFGIPIDQINPN, from the coding sequence ATGAAAAAAATAACCCTTTTAGGCCTTTTCCTTTTTAGTGGAATAACGATATATGCCCAAGACCATAAAAAATGGACCATTGAAGAATGTGTCGATTATGCCCTAGAAAATAATATTACCATTAAGCAATCGGAATTAGATACGCAATTAGCCGATATCGATAAATCGCAAGCGGTTATGAATTTCCTACCGTCATTAAGTGCAAACACATCGTTTAACATTAATACTGGTGCCAACGTAAACCCGGCAACAAACCAGTTCGAAAATCAGACGTTTAGATCGGCTAATGGAGGCGTAAATTCCGGCGTGAATTTATTTTCTGGATTACAAAATTGGAAAAATTTACAGCGTTCAAAAATTAATATAATCGCATCGCAATATCAACTAGATAAAATGCGCGATGATATTTCAATTTTTGTTGCCAATGCCTTTGTTCAGATTTTATTCAACAAAGAACAAATAAAAGTATTAGAAGCACAGAATAAAATCACCAAAGAAAATTTAGAACGTACTAAAGAATTAGTAGAAGCGGGTGTGTTACCACAAGGTGATATGCTAGAAATTAAAGCTACAGATGCCACACAAATACAACAAATAATAGCAGCCGAAAACGATTTGTTTATCTCAAAAATAGGTTTGGCTCAACTCTTATTAATAGAAGATTATAAGAATTTCGATATTGCAGAAGTCGATTATGGTTTATTTCCAGATGCCATTTTAAATGAAGATGCTTCCACGATTATAGCTAAAGCCAAACAAGTGGTTTACGATGTTAAAGTAGCAGAAGCGAGTTTAGAATTGGCCGAGAAGGATTTAGAGTTAGCAAGAACACAATATTACCCAAAGTTAAGTGCGTTTATGGGGTATAGCACACGTTGGTCGAGTACCAATATAGATCCTGTTACGGGAGGTAACATGGCGTTTATAGATCAATTATATACTTTCGATGGAACTTCTTTTGGGGTGCAACTTAGCGTGCCAATTTTTAGTAATTTAACAACTAGAAATAATGTAAAACGAAGCAAAGTTAATGTTGAGCGTAACAAATACTTGTTAGAACAGGCCAATTTAGATTTAGAATCTAAAGTTTACCAAGCTTATAACGATGCTAAAAACGCAAAAAAATCTTACGAAGCAGCTATGCAAACTGCCGAAGCTAGAAAATTAGCATTCGAATATGCAGAAGAGCGCTATACGGTAGGATTAACCAATGCATTCGATTTTAACCAATCGTCAATTCAGTATGAAAATGCGCAATCTGATGTGGTTAGAACCAAATATGAATATATATTTAAAGTGAAAGTTTTAGAATTCTATTTCGGAATTCCTATCGATCAAATAAACCCTAACTAA
- a CDS encoding efflux RND transporter periplasmic adaptor subunit — MNRKKLILIISIIVVLLALLVFGKKAGWFGKQNNFKTVEIQEISKLDIIQTVSATGKIQPEIEVKLSSEVSGEVIELPVREGQEIKKGDLLVKINPDIYQSSLNRSQATLQNAKSGLDQAEASLREAKANYERNKTLFEKGIIAKADWDKAISAYEIAEATKASAYYNVQSAGATVNEANDNLNRTTIFSPMSGTISKLDVELGERVVGTQQMAGTEIMRVANLNNMEVEVDVNENDIVKVSIGDSTIVEVDAYLKKEFKGIVTEIANSADGTLTADQVTNFKVKVRILEESYKDLIEGKPNSYSPFRPGMTATVDIITKSRKGIVGVPISAIVIKNDTTTTQTVTDTPKSPSGLTEKFECVFVKEGEQAKLRVVKTGIQDNSNIEIISGLAEGDQVITGPYNMVTKTLKSGDKVGVEEHGK, encoded by the coding sequence ATGAACAGGAAAAAGTTAATTCTTATTATTTCAATAATTGTTGTGTTACTAGCGCTGCTTGTCTTCGGAAAAAAAGCAGGTTGGTTCGGAAAACAAAACAATTTTAAAACGGTTGAAATTCAAGAAATATCAAAATTAGATATTATACAAACCGTGTCTGCGACTGGTAAAATTCAGCCAGAAATAGAGGTTAAACTTTCTAGTGAGGTATCTGGTGAGGTTATTGAACTACCTGTAAGAGAGGGGCAAGAAATTAAAAAAGGAGATTTATTGGTTAAAATAAATCCAGACATTTATCAGTCTAGTTTAAATCGTTCTCAAGCGACTTTACAAAATGCAAAATCTGGTTTAGACCAAGCCGAAGCATCTTTAAGAGAAGCTAAAGCTAATTATGAACGAAATAAAACATTGTTTGAAAAAGGTATTATAGCAAAAGCCGATTGGGATAAAGCTATTTCTGCTTACGAAATTGCCGAAGCTACAAAGGCATCTGCATATTATAACGTACAAAGCGCTGGAGCTACAGTTAACGAAGCAAACGATAACTTAAACAGAACCACTATTTTTTCACCAATGAGTGGTACCATCTCTAAATTAGATGTAGAATTAGGCGAGCGTGTTGTTGGTACACAACAAATGGCAGGTACCGAAATTATGCGTGTGGCCAATTTAAATAACATGGAGGTTGAGGTTGATGTCAATGAAAATGATATTGTAAAGGTTAGTATTGGCGATTCTACAATTGTAGAGGTTGATGCCTATTTAAAGAAAGAATTTAAAGGAATTGTTACTGAAATTGCAAACTCTGCCGATGGCACCTTAACCGCAGATCAGGTTACAAATTTTAAAGTAAAAGTTAGAATTTTAGAAGAATCTTATAAAGATTTAATTGAAGGGAAACCTAACTCTTACTCTCCTTTCCGTCCAGGAATGACGGCTACTGTAGATATTATTACCAAATCTCGTAAAGGTATCGTTGGAGTGCCTATTAGTGCTATTGTAATTAAAAATGATACAACAACAACCCAAACGGTAACCGATACACCAAAATCTCCTTCAGGATTAACAGAAAAGTTTGAATGTGTTTTTGTAAAAGAAGGTGAACAGGCTAAACTTCGCGTGGTTAAAACAGGAATTCAAGATAATTCTAATATCGAAATTATTTCAGGATTAGCAGAAGGCGACCAAGTTATTACCGGACCGTATAATATGGTTACCAAAACTCTAAAAAGTGGAGATAAGGTAGGTGTAGAAGAACATGGTAAATAA
- the tsaB gene encoding tRNA (adenosine(37)-N6)-threonylcarbamoyltransferase complex dimerization subunit type 1 TsaB: MALLLNIETATTNCSVSLSKDGETFALKEDNDKGYSHAERLHVYIKALCDENNIKQSQIDAVAVSKGPGSYTGLRIGVSAAKGLCFALDKPLISVSTLEALAHQVKTVEGVIVAMLDARRMEVYSAVYDSNYNEIRHIEAEILDAHSFESFLNAGKVYFVGNGVEKTKTLITHPNAVFVEDKLPSAREMGLLAEAKYNAKDLEDVAYFEPYYLKDFVALKPKAK; the protein is encoded by the coding sequence GTGGCATTACTATTAAATATAGAAACAGCAACAACAAATTGTTCGGTCTCATTATCTAAAGATGGTGAGACTTTTGCATTAAAGGAAGATAACGATAAAGGCTATTCGCATGCCGAAAGACTTCACGTTTATATTAAAGCACTATGCGATGAAAATAATATAAAACAATCTCAAATAGATGCTGTAGCGGTTAGTAAAGGCCCAGGATCTTATACAGGCTTAAGGATTGGAGTTTCTGCCGCTAAGGGGCTTTGTTTTGCGTTAGATAAACCTTTAATTTCGGTTTCTACTTTAGAAGCCTTAGCACATCAAGTAAAAACAGTGGAAGGCGTTATCGTAGCCATGTTAGACGCCCGAAGAATGGAAGTATACTCCGCTGTATACGATTCAAATTATAATGAAATTCGTCACATAGAAGCAGAAATTTTGGATGCTCATTCTTTCGAATCGTTTTTAAATGCGGGTAAAGTGTATTTTGTTGGAAATGGTGTTGAAAAAACAAAAACCCTAATTACGCATCCCAATGCTGTTTTTGTAGAGGATAAATTACCGTCTGCAAGAGAAATGGGATTATTGGCAGAGGCAAAGTACAACGCAAAGGACCTAGAAGATGTTGCGTATTTTGAACCGTATTATTTAAAAGATTTTGTGGCATTAAAGCCAAAAGCGAAATAG
- a CDS encoding mechanosensitive ion channel family protein, whose translation MEKDLQYWTDQIMVFATTYGLKIIGAIVIWIIGSWIIKKLVNTSRKLMTRSNYEEGLQSFLLNLVSWILKILLIITLLGILGVPTTSFAAIIGAAGLAIGLALQGSLGNFAGGVLIMLFKPFKVGDYIEAQGEAGTVKEIHIFTTQLNTPQNRLVIVPNGALSNGNITNYSAEDKIRLDMVVGVSYDDDIKKTKEVLMNVLTSNPKVLKEPAPMVAVTELGESSVNFAVRGWVNTSDYWDVHFENTERIKLDLDAAGIEIPYPHSVEIQKEG comes from the coding sequence ATGGAAAAGGATTTACAGTACTGGACTGACCAGATTATGGTATTTGCAACAACTTATGGTTTAAAGATTATAGGAGCCATAGTTATTTGGATCATTGGATCGTGGATAATTAAGAAACTAGTAAATACATCTAGAAAATTAATGACTAGAAGTAATTACGAAGAAGGTCTTCAATCCTTTCTTTTAAACCTAGTTAGCTGGATTCTAAAAATATTATTAATTATCACCCTTTTAGGTATACTAGGTGTACCAACAACATCGTTCGCTGCAATAATTGGTGCCGCTGGTTTAGCTATTGGTTTAGCTTTACAAGGTTCTCTTGGTAATTTTGCAGGAGGTGTATTAATAATGTTATTTAAGCCTTTTAAGGTTGGTGACTATATTGAAGCACAAGGTGAAGCTGGTACAGTTAAAGAGATTCACATTTTCACAACCCAACTTAATACGCCACAAAACCGTTTAGTCATTGTTCCTAATGGGGCATTATCTAACGGAAACATTACAAACTATAGTGCCGAAGATAAAATTCGTTTAGATATGGTTGTAGGTGTTAGTTACGATGATGATATTAAGAAAACCAAAGAGGTATTAATGAATGTTTTAACCTCTAACCCTAAAGTATTAAAAGAACCAGCTCCAATGGTAGCTGTTACCGAATTAGGCGAAAGTTCTGTTAACTTTGCTGTAAGAGGTTGGGTTAATACTTCAGACTATTGGGATGTTCATTTTGAAAATACTGAAAGAATTAAATTAGATCTTGATGCTGCTGGAATTGAAATTCCTTACCCACACTCTGTCGAGATTCAAAAAGAAGGATAA
- a CDS encoding dodecin family protein, translating into MAILKVIEVLSNSDKSWEDATRKAVKEASKTVKNIKSVYVKEHSVTVKDGELDQYRVDVKITFEVNS; encoded by the coding sequence ATGGCAATTTTAAAAGTAATTGAAGTATTATCAAACTCTGATAAAAGTTGGGAAGACGCAACAAGAAAAGCTGTAAAGGAAGCGTCCAAAACAGTGAAAAACATTAAATCTGTATACGTTAAAGAACACAGTGTAACAGTAAAAGATGGAGAATTAGATCAATATCGAGTTGATGTAAAAATCACATTCGAGGTTAACTCCTAA
- a CDS encoding NifU family protein — translation MKTFSVSVHETTNPAIIKFELNQFITKYQSFEFHNIDEAKTSPLAQQLFYLPFVKKVYISANFIAVERFNIVEWADVQDEVAKQIEDYLNNDGVVVIEAAAPKKTAVTVYAESTPNPAVQKFVANKKLVTAMFEFTSIDDAKLSPLATELFHFPFVKSIFIDENYVSITKYDIAEWQDITLELREFIRGYIEQGKDVVRPEASEALGKTTVQIDETFEALDDVSKEIINILEEYVKPAVASDGGNIQFQSYDPNTKTVKVILQGACSGCPSSTFTLKNGIENMLKEMLKDKVEIVEAING, via the coding sequence ATGAAGACATTTAGCGTTTCTGTACATGAAACCACGAATCCAGCGATAATAAAATTTGAATTAAACCAATTCATAACCAAATACCAGAGTTTTGAATTTCATAATATCGATGAAGCCAAAACATCTCCTTTAGCTCAGCAATTATTCTATTTACCGTTTGTAAAAAAAGTATATATCTCTGCCAACTTTATTGCAGTAGAGCGCTTTAATATTGTAGAATGGGCAGATGTTCAGGATGAAGTTGCAAAACAGATTGAAGATTATTTAAACAATGATGGTGTTGTAGTTATTGAAGCTGCTGCTCCTAAAAAAACAGCCGTTACGGTATATGCTGAAAGTACGCCTAACCCTGCTGTACAAAAGTTTGTTGCGAATAAAAAATTAGTAACAGCGATGTTTGAATTTACCTCTATAGACGATGCTAAATTATCGCCACTAGCCACAGAATTATTTCATTTCCCGTTTGTGAAAAGTATTTTCATTGACGAAAATTATGTGTCTATTACAAAATATGACATTGCGGAATGGCAAGATATTACCCTTGAACTTCGAGAATTTATTCGTGGTTATATAGAGCAAGGCAAAGATGTTGTTCGTCCAGAAGCCTCAGAAGCTTTAGGAAAAACGACGGTGCAAATCGATGAAACTTTTGAAGCTCTAGACGATGTGTCTAAAGAAATCATTAATATTTTAGAAGAATACGTAAAACCTGCTGTTGCTAGCGATGGTGGTAATATTCAATTTCAGTCTTACGACCCAAACACAAAAACGGTTAAAGTCATTTTACAAGGTGCTTGTAGTGGTTGCCCATCTTCAACATTTACTCTAAAAAATGGTATCGAAAATATGTTGAAGGAAATGCTAAAAGACAAAGTTGAAATTGTAGAGGCTATAAACGGATAA
- a CDS encoding PorP/SprF family type IX secretion system membrane protein — protein sequence MKFRIIRLVLIFIFMSPICIAQEGLPIYSDYLTDNYYLIHPSMAGAANCAKLRLTARQQWLGQDEAPALMTASVNGRIGESPSAVGAIFYADKNGYHSQNGAYATYAHHLMFSRNEIDLNMLSFGLSAGFVQYRLDESAFINSGFDPIISGIQQSSPNFNMDFGMSYHLINAYAHFTVKNLLKNDGINNDIEITSNLRRYLLSVGNVFKTRREGLTLEPSILYQYREGTRESTIDVNFKAYQDFEKAKMWLGLSYRQSLDGAEYLDGSGVSSQRSMYITPIMGVNYKQFMFAYNYTYQANSIVFNNGGFHQFTLGYNFNCRKVKYECDCPAVN from the coding sequence ATGAAGTTTAGAATAATTAGGCTCGTTCTCATTTTTATTTTTATGAGTCCAATTTGTATAGCGCAAGAAGGTTTACCCATTTATTCTGATTATTTAACAGATAATTACTACTTAATTCACCCCTCTATGGCTGGGGCGGCAAATTGTGCCAAACTTAGATTAACAGCGAGACAACAATGGTTAGGTCAGGATGAAGCTCCGGCATTAATGACTGCTAGTGTTAATGGAAGAATAGGCGAATCGCCATCTGCTGTTGGAGCTATTTTTTATGCCGATAAAAATGGGTATCATTCGCAAAACGGAGCTTATGCCACCTATGCACATCATTTAATGTTTTCTAGGAATGAAATAGATTTAAATATGCTGTCGTTTGGATTAAGTGCTGGGTTTGTGCAATACCGATTAGATGAATCTGCATTTATTAATTCTGGATTCGACCCTATTATATCTGGAATTCAGCAAAGCTCACCCAATTTTAATATGGATTTTGGGATGTCTTATCATCTTATTAATGCTTATGCTCATTTTACGGTGAAGAATTTATTGAAGAATGATGGTATTAATAATGATATTGAAATTACTAGCAATTTAAGACGCTATTTGCTTTCGGTAGGGAATGTCTTTAAAACACGACGCGAGGGTTTAACTTTAGAACCTTCGATACTGTATCAATATAGAGAAGGGACCAGAGAATCTACTATAGATGTAAACTTTAAAGCCTACCAAGATTTTGAAAAAGCAAAAATGTGGTTAGGGTTGTCGTACAGACAAAGTTTAGACGGTGCCGAATATCTTGATGGTTCTGGGGTGAGTTCGCAAAGATCCATGTATATAACTCCTATTATGGGTGTTAATTATAAGCAGTTTATGTTTGCTTATAACTATACCTATCAAGCAAATTCTATAGTGTTTAATAATGGCGGCTTTCATCAATTTACTTT